In Plasmodium cynomolgi strain B DNA, scaffold: 0061, whole genome shotgun sequence, a genomic segment contains:
- a CDS encoding hypothetical protein (putative) yields VAMQIKPTFACVRQLYLRSITGKSVKNFMIIEYEEYIEKKSTLYEQFKKLYIQAYEKDVFYKKCKYYNPKNAIPKLKCEKKISEREKSKAASHDHCLLDPTQFSGQKSDSTKTFGYVFLGVVVPSMTSGLLYKFTPLGSRLRNGFEWIKYKVSNVNEEENILFSQKHESFNPNNDDREHYIGYHTA; encoded by the exons GTCGCAATGCAGATCAAGCCGACATTTGCCTGCGTTCGCCAACTGTACTTGCGGTCGATAACTGGAAAGAGCGTAAAGAACTTTATGATTATT GAATATGAAGAATacatcgaaaaaaaatcaacactATATGAACAATTtaagaaattatatattcaaGCATATGAGAAGGATGTTTTTTATaagaaatgtaaatattACAACCCGAAAAATGCGATAcctaaattaaaatgtgaaaaaaaaatttcagaaCGAGAAAAGTCAAAAGCAGCTTCACATGATCATTGTTTATTAGATCCTACACAATTTTCTGGACAAAAATCTGATTCTACAAAAACATTTGGCTATGTGTTCCTGGGAGTAGTTGTACCTTCTATGACATCTggattattatataaa TTTACACCCTTAGGAAGTCGGTTACGTAACGGTTTTGAATGGATTAAATATAAGGTAAGTAACgtaaatgaagaagaaaacataTTATTCTCTCAAAAGCATGAATCATTTAATCCTAATAACGACGATCGAGAACATTACATAGGATATCATActgcgtaa